DNA from Prunus persica cultivar Lovell chromosome G6, Prunus_persica_NCBIv2, whole genome shotgun sequence:
TCTCGTTCTTGGCCCTCTTGCTaggttttgaaaattattgcaATTGTGAAATTGGGTTGCTGGGTTTTGAAAATGATTGAATTTGTGGAATTAGGTCTGCTGGGTTATAAAAAGTAGTGGAATTtttggaattgggttttcgaggttttctaaattattgaatttatgaaattggaATGCTGTGGTTATGAAGAATGTTGAATATGTGGCTAGTGGTGAGGTGAGGAGGGGAGGTCGGTTTGTGGTGTCGTGTGGGTGGTCTGGTGGTTGTTTgctgggctttttttttttttgagatatttagttatattcTCATTCttagcataaaaaatataaataaattttacactatttaatttttataaacaaattaaaaaaaaaaaaacatgtggctctatttaatttaattttaattattaagtgactctgatgccctattgagtgttttgaattttttataaggTTTTGGGGtagggcttgttttaagaaatctatagcaattttgtaatttataagaagttaaaagcctctttgttatgttgaaAATGAgatttgggtgtgtttctaaagtccattttatatagagtatttttataatttggacctctatattggatataataatgaatctttttttttttttgtttcttctattttttttacttttacttttactttcatttttttgactTAACAGTGTTTAAGTGAGTCCAGGTGTCAACAATTAGCTAAGGCCtcatttggttcatgggaaatgAGACTTGagaatgagaaatcaattgtttttcCATGTTTGTTAAGTCTAGGTATGATAAATCGTTGCCTGGTTTATGAGAAAGTAAGGTGAAAAGTGAAGTCATCCTctcaacttgggttttgttttccttcctCATGGGAAAGTAATGAATTTAATTATAACATGGATGGAGAGCCtaatttttatgtatttttgtttaatttttgtttaatttaattataattactcCTTTGTTGGTTGCAACCACCATTATTGTAAGTTGTAACCATCAAGCTTCAGTGGAGCGTTCATTATGTATTGGATGGATATTTTCTAACCTGACCACGAACAATTGGTAATTGGGCCTGCAATAAGTTGAATTGAACCCATTAATCTTGGGTCACATTCTTTTTAACCAACCCAATCGTAAATGGGCTACTTGATCTTTAAAAGCTGGTTCAGGGCCAAAATATTATGTTGGGTCCACATGGTATGCTTTGGGTGGGCAAGGGTGCATAGACCCGATTACAAAATACATGTTCCCAGTCTCAGAGCAACTCCATCATAGGGGATAATGAAGGTTTGGTCAACCAATTACACTTCACAGCTACATCTGCTTTACTGTTGTTCTTGTACTTGTTGAATCCACTTTCATGTTTTAACtaatacaaattacaatacaAAGCCTACAAACACAAAATGGCTAACAAAAGTTCCACCTCTTGGCTCCTATTCATTGTTGGGCTCCACGTGTTTCCGCCCTTGTTTCACTTAAACTGTCTCGAACTTAACCACTTTCATCCTCCATGTGTGAATTTTATGTTCAGACACCTCGGTGCTGTGCCAAATGATAAACATTAGTTAGGTACTTATCTAAAGCGAGGCAAATGTATTTAATTAATGCAATTCCCATCTCTCAACCTAAGTGGGAGACTAGTTAAATTGTTTTAGAACttgcaaaaaaggaaaaccaatGGAAGATCCCAGGAACTTTGTAGTATTGGACGGTGGTGAAGGCCAAGGTAGTTGAAAAGGAATTAATCTCTGATTAATGTTTACTTTAGAAGCATACATGATTTGCATGTAAATACAATCATTTGTGCAATTTAAATCACAAATCCTTCCTGATCACATACATCTCTGGTGCAGAGACTAAATTTAGCAAACACATGacaacttcttttaaaatctcaGCACACACTAGTAAGTAAGATACGCAGTAAACTGCAGCACAGTGTCAACTCCATCGGTATTATGCTGATTTGTAGCAGGAATGGTCTTGACCAGAGCATAGCCCTTTGCATTGAGATACTTTCCGGTGCCTCCCATGACTGCAAGATGAGACTCCGATGCCGCCACGAGATGCACACCGAAGAAGGTGAGGCTGTCAGCATAACCACCACTCTGAAACATGGCAGTGAAAGCAATGGTCTGGCTGCTGCCATCTTCAGAACTTGCCACATAGAACCCTTGTGCCTTGCCAAGCAAGCCAGAGCCAAGCTCATGCCCTTCAGTCAGCTCATCATCAAACACTGTAAGTGTCCCAAACATGAGCTTTTGAAGGGTTATGCCTGGAGGGAGCTGAGCCCCATTTAGGTATGGGAGCCCGTTGCCGCCGATGATGTTGTTGTTCCCGTTGTTTTGGATCAAGTTGCTAGCTGTGTTTCCACCAAGGCCAGTGAAGAAGGGgacattgttgttgttgataattccattgttgttgttgttctgAGGAATGCCATTCCCAATTGGGACAACTGCTCCATTGGGTTTGGCAAAGGGGACTTGGCCATTGACTGCTGGATTGGTCACAATCCCAGTGACTGCCCTGGCTGAGGGGTTTGATCCACCAATAATGTCATGCAAGAAGAAGGTTAATGGATGGTAGGCCTCTGAATTGGAAACTGTGGCACTAGTAGCTGCAGCAGGAGCAACATTGGAAAGAGGTGTCTGTGTTGGAGTTGTATCAGGTTCCTCAGGGGTTGCAGGGTTTTCCTCATCCAGGATTCGGGCCAGGGTGATGGATGGAATGGCTAGAGCAAGAAAAACTAGCCAGATTTTTAGCTTGAGGGGCAAGGGAATCGACTTTCGGGTTGCCATGGGATTGGGAGGAAAGGGAGAAAATATAAGAACAGTTTGTGATATTGagaatgttttgtttgatggATTGATGATGAATCAAGGCAGTTTGGCTGGCTATATATACTATGAGTTTTAAGAAGTTTAAGGTCAAATCATGAGATGGAGTTGATAACATGGAGTAGGTGGACTTGCATTTCTGGTACTGATGTATTGGTTGAGACATAATGTACACTTAATTAAAACCTTAGTTTTGTTTAGGACTTATAAGCAGTGATGACCAACTCCtctttcttcttaattttaattaattttttaattcttggATCAGTAATATTTTTGCTTCTACTAATCTCCATGTTGTCTAGTAAATTCAtagcaagaaaagaagaacaagccaacaattttttaatttcagaaTGTATATTTCCTCATCGGCACAGAGACGAGGTAACTTTTTACTGCACATTAACTCAAAAACCGAAATAGAGGTAAGATATGCATTTTCATGGTCGACATGGAAGTGTTCCCCCATTAAAAGTTAGACAAAGGACTTGGCATCGACATTCCAAAATATTGACAAACTTTTATAAAGCTTCCTCTCTTCGCCGAAGCCCACAAGTGGGTAAAGATAACTTCAATTTTACATGCCTGTCAAACCTCTATTTGCACCAGGAGCATTCCTAACTAGAGCTTCCCCAGAAACAAGGCTTCGctcgcatcaacagtttgaTTCTTGAACAAAACTTCCTCTCTTCCCTGAATACTGCAGTGGTCATAGATTTAACTCAGCTTACATGCTTATGTAACCTTTATTTGAACAACCGCAAGCATAGTGAGCTTTCTGAAACCTACATTTGGCATCAAGCACCCGTAATATTGATGAAATGTTTCAATTCTTAAACAAAGTTTCCTCTTTCTGGTGAAGTCTACCAGTGGGCATAGCTTAGTTCTGTTTTACAAACATCACAGACTAGAGCTTCCAATACCTTAGAAAAAAAGTTCTCCTTCCCATCAGCCAAACGAGCACATTTCTTCTTGCTCCAAGCCATGGGTCATGCAGCACTATGATTCTCTTGTGGataaagtttttcttttttctttttccattgaACTAAACTATCATACGATATTAGTACGACACTCCAGGATGGTAAAGCTCAATAATTGCTAAAAGCACCCATTAAAAATGTGGGACAAGGGGCTTGCCACCAATCTTTATTGCGTTGTCTCTGTGCGGGATGGGGGGATTGAAAGAGCTACAGAAGTCACGCCAAAATGGCATGTGTTCATTTCTTCCTTGATGACCATTAATGGACCGAGATTAGTTCAGTCACAACCTCCCCTGCAACAACATTCTCACCACAAGCATCCACAACTAGAGCTTCCCAAgcttcaaaacaaaattgcatatttctcttttccatCTCCTCCAAGACAACAAAAGCATCATCAATTTTCCCACACTTTACTAGACCCGTAACCAAACATTCAAATGTTTCTAAACGAGGACAATGTCTACTTGTCAACATTGCAATCAAAACCTTCAAACCTCCCTCAAAATCTTCAATCTGACAAAACCCATCAACCATCATCCTGTATGTAGCTGCATTAGGCACACAGCCTCCAACTTGCATTTCAATCAAGACTTTATAAGCCTCTGCAGCCCTACCTTCCTTGCACAGAAAGTTAATCAATATGTTATACAGCACTACATCTGGCTTAAACCGccttttcttcatctcttgAAGTAAAGATTTTGCCTCATCAATCTTTCCTCTCCTTCCAAGATCACTCATCAAAACACCATAATTCAGAAGCCGTGGTTTACAACCCCGATACTCCATATCAaacatcatcttctttgcTTCCTCATGCTTTCCTAGCATGCAGAAACCTTCCATCAACAATGCATATGTTACAGCATTTGGGTACTTCCCTTTCTGTTTCATGTCCTCAAGCAAACCATTAGCTTTCTCCAACTCACCCTTCCTACCAAAAAACCCTATAAGACTATTATACGTCACAACACTAGGTTGCACTTTTTTCTCaagcatttcatcaaacaccttGCAAGCTTCTTCTCCATCACCCTTTTGAAGCCACCCCTTCATCATAATATTATACGAAATCGAATTCGGCCGAAGACCCATTTTAGAACACCGACCAAAAATCTCATCCGCTTCCACAAACCTACCGCTATCAACAAGCACATTAAGGAGGGCATTGAAGGCCTGCAATGTACGGACACAATTAAAAGAAGGCATCTGGTTAAAAAGCTCAATGGCTTTCTCTACCAAATTGGCCTTCCCATAATGTTGAATCAGAGCAATGAAAAGTGTATCTTTGCAATGAATGTTTCGATCTCGTACATGGCC
Protein-coding regions in this window:
- the LOC18773720 gene encoding dirigent protein 25, with amino-acid sequence MATRKSIPLPLKLKIWLVFLALAIPSITLARILDEENPATPEEPDTTPTQTPLSNVAPAAATSATVSNSEAYHPLTFFLHDIIGGSNPSARAVTGIVTNPAVNGQVPFAKPNGAVVPIGNGIPQNNNNNGIINNNNVPFFTGLGGNTASNLIQNNGNNNIIGGNGLPYLNGAQLPPGITLQKLMFGTLTVFDDELTEGHELGSGLLGKAQGFYVASSEDGSSQTIAFTAMFQSGGYADSLTFFGVHLVAASESHLAVMGGTGKYLNAKGYALVKTIPATNQHNTDGVDTVLQFTAYLTY
- the LOC109949480 gene encoding pentatricopeptide repeat-containing protein At1g07740, mitochondrial-like; translation: MFHSRARAINQAQANLLRHCSNPIQAQQPYHTFRPNKPKTKPRRERLHRDTTKLRRPIPFVSDVKEVEDPEEGLSLFYEYHQMGFKHDYPSYSALLYKLARSRNFEAVETILGHVRDRNIHCKDTLFIALIQHYGKANLVEKAIELFNQMPSFNCVRTLQAFNALLNVLVDSGRFVEADEIFGRCSKMGLRPNSISYNIMMKGWLQKGDGEEACKVFDEMLEKKVQPSVVTYNSLIGFFGRKGELEKANGLLEDMKQKGKYPNAVTYALLMEGFCMLGKHEEAKKMMFDMEYRGCKPRLLNYGVLMSDLGRRGKIDEAKSLLQEMKKRRFKPDVVLYNILINFLCKEGRAAEAYKVLIEMQVGGCVPNAATYRMMVDGFCQIEDFEGGLKVLIAMLTSRHCPRLETFECLVTGLVKCGKIDDAFVVLEEMEKRNMQFCFEAWEALVVDACGENVVAGEVVTELISVH